A single genomic interval of Malania oleifera isolate guangnan ecotype guangnan chromosome 11, ASM2987363v1, whole genome shotgun sequence harbors:
- the LOC131167474 gene encoding uncharacterized protein LOC131167474, translating to MSPFPCPLERTAASALLLLSTNEPRFLSPPNFCSDPGGNYKNKESSVLGDLKSCSSYLSNGDRSREQFQVHKRKIINAAVARCREMKLKLNFWSVYVLLIDFDISGNIDVLSLASFAAPWLKSDEIPLFLPVVRKSRSRNCRSYGWKPGTASHRCASAMSTEGSCLSSGSSGTSSARSWITASTRDQEEPRRKSVGSAHIRRRAEAILRLLSCGCASEVRIRQMLGDSPDTSKALRMLLKLEEVKRSGAGGRTDPYIYRVAQREVNVDLLDLGRV from the exons ATGTCACCATTTCCATGTCCGCTGGAGCGCACTGCAGCATCCGCTCTTCTTCTGCTCTCCACCAATGAACCACGCTTTCTGTCTCCGCCAAA TTTCTGCTCTGATCCCGGCGGCAACTACAAAAACAAAGAGAGCTCAGTTTTAGGTGATTTGAAGTCCTGTTCTTCGTATTTGTCAAATGGTGATCGGTCCCGTGAGCAGTTTCAGGTGCATAAACGTAAGATTATTAATGCTGCTGTCGCTCGCTGTCGTGAGATGAAGCTCAAG CTGAACTTCTGGTCTGTATATGTGCTTTTGATCGATTTTGATATCTCTGGAAATATTGATGTTCTTTCT CTAGCTAGTTTTGCAGCACCCTGGCTCAAGAGTGATGAGATCCCTCTGTTTTTGCCT GTCGTGCGGAAGAGTCGATCAAGAAACTGCCGGAGCTACGGCTGGAAACCGGGGACAGCAAGTCACCGATGCGCGTCAGCGATGAGCACAGAGGGTTCGTGCTTGTCGAGTGGTTCAAGCGGGACTTCGAGCGCGCGAAGCTGGATTACCGCTTCGACACGTGATCAGGAAGAACCGAGAAGAAAGTCGGTCGGCTCCGCTCACATACGCCGCCGAGCCGAAGCCATCTTGAGGTTGTTGTCCTGTGGCTGTGCTTCTGAAGTCCGGATTCGCCAAATGCTCGGCGACAGCCCTGACACCAGCAAAGCTCTCAGAAT GCTGTTGAAGCTGGAAGAGGTCAAAAGATCTGGCGCCGGAGGAAGGACGGACCCTTACATTTACCGG GTGGCACAACGTGAAGTTAATGTTGACCTGCTTGACTTGGGTCGGGTATAG